In Octopus sinensis linkage group LG6, ASM634580v1, whole genome shotgun sequence, the sequence agtggatttggtttcaaatctcaggcaggGTCAAGTTGGaccctcacctatatatatatatatatattgttatatttcggaatggtcattttgccagtttagccaataaaaacacaagcactatatatttggtgttattttgcttcagtgttatttattttttacattaatctttcgtcacactcctgtgaccacatcagtggtcctttgttttcttctttcttattcgtgtgtctctccttactaatggtcagccattttgtatgtctattgtatgtcttcatttgcgcatgcttatatctctatgtgcatctatgtttagttatgttgtgtgtgtggggtgatgcctgtaatatttgtatcttctgtttatatacgttcatgtaatttgtttttgttgttgttgtttttgtttattctcattttgttcatgtgttttttGGCTGAATTGGcgaaatgaccattccgaaatataacaatatctgtttcaacacacgacttcacataaaaaatcttgcacaacaaatatatatataaattactcatgagtagtcaacggccatccattAATATGTGTAGATGCACATACCATTTTAccttctatttttataaaataaagtgaaGGTATTTAATTCCATATATTAGGGGGCAGATGGGACTCCTTAACCTTGGTGAAGGTATATTATTTAGGAGAGGGAAACTTATATAAACCAGGTCTTTGGTTGTGAGGGTCTCCTTAACAGGGCTGTACTATCAGTACAATTCTGACTCATAAAGTAGACTAGGCTCTCCAGCTTATAGCAGCTTGTCTAGGAGATGAAAACTTTTAAAGAAAAAACCTGAGTTGTGTTGTTTTTAGTATTGTGACCATATTCTTGCTATCATCACTTCTAAAAAGTGTGGGTGGTTCTACACAAGCCTTCAACACTCAAATCAAATCATCCGTTTGGAGTTTCTGACAACTTACATTTATTCATTCCATATGGCAGAGCTTCAAGTTGTGAATATCAAAAGGAGAGTGAAAGTGATAAGACAGGTAAAGGATATTACTGGGAGTCTCATGCTGGATCTCTATACAGTCGGTGACCATTAGGTGATGGCCGTACCAGCAAAGAACTTGTGAGTAACTGCGGTTAAACGACAAGAGGTCATCCAGAAAAGAGAATGCCTACAAAAAATGCAGAGGCCAGGGCCAACAAACCCCCTCCAGTCGGCAGCGCCATCTATGGGAGAATTGAGGAAATAcaatataaagggaaataacttctacAATACTCCAAACCACGCCGTCCCcgtaaattattaattaaggtgcttaattactgATCACTGACTTGTTGTTTAtatctgaatacggtaagttgaccAAGATTTTCTTTAAggctgtaatgataataataatgtaaattatagaattatgtgaacctctcgatgttacagtaattatttgGAAGGCATAACAATAGGGAAATATGTTTGCTCGTCTTAAATAACTTTCGAAGGGAAATGTTAATTTGTTGTTTATGAAAACCTATTATCAACTGTTACATGTGATATAAAgtaaattaatttgtaaaatgaGAGTATTGTGGTATAATTAATTAGTAAGATCAGAGTAATGTAGCataattaatttgtaaaattagAGGACTATCATTTTACTATTGTTAATGTGATGAAGGCTGTCACATTAATAAACGTTGTCCTGTTGATTAATCGGTAAGTTGGCGAGGATTTCTTTTAAGGTTATACtaataatcgtttcaaattttgccagtcGAATACATAGAACTCAGTAtttcccgaaagggatgaaaggcaaaatcaacctcggccgTATTTGAAGTGAGGACtttccgctgatgtcgacttcGACTTTCATTCGTTTCGGGTGCATAAAatagtaatagtgatgatgatgatatcaatctTTAGTACTttaaaggcgacaagctggcagaaacgttagcacgctgggcgaaatgcgtagccgtatttcgtctgcagttacgttctctgttcaaattccgccgaggttgactttgcctttcatcctttcggggtcgataaattaagtaccagttacgcactggagtcgatttaatccgcttgtctgtccttgtttgtccccttgtgggcaataaagaaataagaaacgttagcactgtatttcgtgtgtctttacgttctgacttcaaattccgccggggtcgctttgccttttattctttcggtgtcgataaattaagtaccagttgtagactggggtcgatctaatcgcctgGCTCCCGCCGCAAaattttcggaccttgtgcctgaAGTAGAAAAGAATCTTTAGTACATGAGacacaatgtctgaaatttggCGGAAGAGTGTAGGTCGATTCAATGAAACCCAGCGCTCTACTGCTTCTTCTTTACCTTactgcttctttttctatttcagaatatcacttCATGTTGACacgaaagaaatttcttcattcagatgtACCTCTGgtatttttattgactttcatggattaaaggaagaccatatttttataaggcacgttcatcaatacatcaacctttttatatgaataaaatcttcatcaaacgatgggaaaatatttcttctggacaatgtaattaacaacaatatttttttgccTTCACTGTCTGAAATGTAGAGGAGATAATCAATTTACAGATTAATTAAGTGTTGATAACTTTTCAAATGAGTTAGCAGTTTACATCTTGTGTTTTAGATATTCAGTAAGATCACAGATGAAAGAAATCTAGCATTAAATTAATCTCTGAAAATAGTGATACAACTGAACACAACCATATTCatggaaatgaaaaaaacacTATCATTGTGATATGTTTGAAAAATTATTCTCTCGTAATGAATCATTTTATTAAACGAAAAAACCCTGAAGTAAGagagccatatcactgtgatatctgtggtaaatcattcactgaagAAAGAGTCTTAACCAAACACAAGTGCATTGagacaggagagaaaccacatcactgtgatgtctgtggtaaatcattcactgaagAAAGAGTCTTAACCAAACACAAGTGCATTGagacaggagagaaaccacatcactgtgatgtctgtggtaaatcattcactgaagAAAGAGTCTTAACCAAACACAAGTGCAttgatacaggagagaaaccacatcactgtgatgtctgtggtaaatcattcactgaagAAAGAGTCTTAACCAAACACAAGTGCAttgatacaggagagaaaccacatcactgtgatgtctgtggtaaatcattctctcaaagtggatcTTTGActtgtcacaaacgtattcatacagtgGAAAAGCCATGTCATACAGgaaagaagccatatcattgtaatatctgtggtaaatcattttctcaatgtGGTCAgttgactacacacacacgcacacatacaggagagaagccatttcattgtaatatctgtggtaaatcgttttccCAAAATTCTCACTTAACTTATCACGTACGTagtcatactggggaaaaaccatacgagtgtgatatctgtggtaaatcatttcctGGAAGTGGAATGTTAACTCGTCACAGACGaatacatacaggagagaaaccatttcagtgtgatatctgtggtaaatcatctTCTCAAAGTGGTGACTTGGCTAAGCATAAACGTACTCATACCGGTGAGAAACCATtttattgtaatatctgtggtaaatcattttctggaagTAGTGACTTgattatacacatacgtattcatacaggagagaggccgtatcattgtgatatctgtggtaaaacattttctcaaaatGGTACCTTAActtgtcacaaacatattcatacaagagagaagccatattgttgtaatatctgtggtaaatcattctctagaaatagtCAGTTGACTAGTCACAAATGTATTAATGggaaaaaaccatatcattgtaatatctgtggtaaatcattctcttcaaaTAGCGTTTTGATTagtcacaaacgtatacatactggggaaaaaccatatgcATGTGAAATTTGTGGCAAATTATTTTCTCACAACAATACTTTAAATAAtcatagacgtattcatacaggagagaagccatatcgttgtaatatctgtggtatttCATTCTCTAGTATAAGTCCTTTGACtaatcacagacgtattcatactggggaaaaaccatatcagtgtgatatctgtggtaaatcattctctagaaatagtCATTTGACTagtcacaaatttattcatactggtgaaaaaccatatcagtgtgatatctgtggtaaatcattctctacaaaTAGCTCTTTGATTAGTCACAAGCATATTCATACTGAGgaaaaaccatatcgctgtgatatctgtgggaattCATTTTCTCAAATCAGTGCTTTAAAtaaacacagacgtattcatagtggtgaaaaaccatatcagtgtaatatctgtggtaaatcattcactgaaaaCAGTCATTTGACTAATCATaagcgcattcatacaggagagaagccgtatcattgtaatatctgtggtaaatcattctctacaaatagccagttgattagacacaaacatattcacaccgAGGAAAAACCTTATcggtgtgatatttgtggcagaTCATTTTCTCAGTGCAGTACTTTAAAtaatcacagacgtattcatagtggtgaaaaaccatatcagtgtgatatctgtggtaaatcattccttaGAAATAGTCATTTGACtaatcacaaatttattcatactggtgaaaaaccatatcagtgtgatatctgtggtaaatcattttcccgAAATAGTAGTTTAACtagtcacagacgtattcatacaggagagaagccatatcactgtgatatttgtggtaaatcgttttctgAAAATTGCCATTTAACTCTTCACaagcgtacacatacaggagagacgccatatcattgtaatatctgtggtaaatctttcactaCTAAAAGTAACCTGACTAGACACaagcgcattcatacaggagtgaAACCATATccttgtggcaaatcattctctgaaggAGGTGTCTTAACTAGACATCAGcctgttcatacaggggagaaaccttatcagtgtgatatctgtggtaaatcattctcacggAAATCCCACTTAAGTAGACATATGAGTATACACATGCAAGTGTGACTATaagtattaaaatttattacaacATGCCTAaaattacttctagtttttctgaAAAGAGACagggattttttttatctcttcaaatttcatggtatcaactTCAGTTTCATCAATGTCAACATCAAATTCAGCAAAGactttgatttctgaagatgGTCATGCTGGATTTAtgaggaatttgttatgagagaataaagaaaagggaataatgaataaaaactgAATTAAACTGAAATTGGTTTTGTCTATGTACTTTCATCAATGTTtacgttatcattatcatcatcctttagcgATAATTTTATCTATACGCTGGCATAAGCTGTGACATGAGGTGGCAAGCCATAGTTCTGCACTAGGTTCTGGTCCGATTTGTTTGGGTTTCTTTGGATGTATTCTCCTAATGCTAACCAGTTTACAGTTTACCCTGtgcgctttatatatacatacatatatatatatatatactcctttactcttttacttgtttcagtcgtttgactgcggccatgctggagcaccgcctttaatcgagcaactcgaccctgggacttattcttttgtaagcccagtacttattctatcggtctctttttgccaaaccgctaagtaatggggacataaacacaccagcatcatttgtcaagcaatgctagggggacgaacacagacacacacacacacacacacagatatatatatacacatatatacgacgggcttctttcagtttccgtctaccaaatccactcacaaggctttggtcggcccgaggctatagtagaagacacttgcacaagatgccacgcagtgggactgaacccggaaccatatggttggtaagcaagctacttgccacacagccactcctatatataatttttttcttgtttttattggaTAGTATGTGAAGCATGTTTTTTAtatagcaatattattattattatacttttctaGTTATGTATATCCTCTGACGAGCCTTTGGTTatttaaacatacaaatataatctTTAATGCCTAGGACTATGTTACAATGGCATCCATAGGCAATTTAAGTTGGATTGacttttgaccataggctgaaacagctgtaaggagcagtttatttgtaatatttttatttttattatttttttgcctattgatgtatattgttttgttcgattttcatgttctcatttgtataattaataaataatgtgaaattgtaatatccgtaagttcatgatcgaaatgaatttgttcctccattttcttatttatatatatatcatcatcatcattgtttaacgtctgttttccatgctagcatgggttggacggttcacctGGGGtggggaagccagaaggctgcaccagttccagtctgatctggcagtgtttgtacagctggaggccctttctaacgccaaccactccgtgagtgtagtgggtgcttttcacgtaccacctgcacaggtggcaaacggccacgatcggatggtgctttttacatgccaccggcacgggggccagacggggctggcaatggctacaatcggatggtcctttttacgtgccaccagcatatatatatatgtatgtatgtatatatatatacacatgcacatatgtatattcatgtgtgtgtatgtatgcatatctaataCTATAAATGCGAATATCAGTGTGTCAGACTTTTTTtac encodes:
- the LOC118763973 gene encoding zinc finger protein 91-like — translated: MNHFIKRKNPEVREPYHCDICGKSFTEERVLTKHKCIETGEKPHHCDVCGKSFTEERVLTKHKCIETGEKPHHCDVCGKSFTEERVLTKHKCIDTGEKPHHCDVCGKSFTEERVLTKHKCIDTGEKPHHCDVCGKSFSQSGSLTCHKRIHTVEKPCHTGKKPYHCNICGKSFSQCGQLTTHTRTHTGEKPFHCNICGKSFSQNSHLTYHVRSHTGEKPYECDICGKSFPGSGMLTRHRRIHTGEKPFQCDICGKSSSQSGDLAKHKRTHTGEKPFYCNICGKSFSGSSDLIIHIRIHTGERPYHCDICGKTFSQNGTLTCHKHIHTREKPYCCNICGKSFSRNSQLTSHKRIHTGEKPYQCDICGKSFSRNSHLTSHKFIHTGEKPYQCDICGKSFSTNSSLISHKHIHTEEKPYRCDICGNSFSQISALNKHRRIHSGEKPYQCNICGKSFTENSHLTNHKRIHTGEKPYHCNICGKSFSTNSQLIRHKHIHTEEKPYRCDICGRSFSQCSTLNNHRRIHSGEKPYQCDICGKSFLRNSHLTNHKFIHTGEKPYQCDICGKSFSRNSSLTSHRRIHTGEKPYHCDICGKSFSENCHLTLHKRTHTGETPYHCNICGKSFTTKSNLTRHKRIHTGVKPYPCGKSFSEGGVLTRHQPVHTGEKPYQCDICGKSFSRKSHLSRHMSIHMQV